In Desulfobacterales bacterium, the genomic stretch AGGGTGGCTCCGGCCAAGGCCCCGAAACCGGAACTTATAAAGTGGAATATCGAGTTGGCGCGACAACTGGGGGCTCCACTAGAATCGCTTACAGACAATGAACTGGGGGAAATATTTACGGGTCAAAAATTGTTGCCCGGTTCAGAACCCATCGCCCTTGCCTATGCCGGTCATCAGTTCGGTCATTTCGTCCCCCAGCTCGGGGATGGCCGGGCGCTGTTGCTGGGGGAAGTTCTGGATCCATCAGGACGGCGTTACGATATTCAACTCAAAGGCTCCGGTAGAACGCCCTTTTCACGCCTTGGAGACGGAAAAGCACCCCTCGGTCCCGTGCTGAGGGAATACCTCGTCAGCGAGGCTCTTCATACTCTGGGGCTGCCTACCACCCGCGCCCTGGCTGCGGCCAAAACAGGCGAACTGGTTTACCGGGACAAGGCTTTTCCGGGGGCCATGTTAACCAGAGTGGCTTCAAGTCATCTTCGTATCGGCACCTTTGAATATTTTGCTGCTCGCCAAGACATGGAAAATTTAGAGATTTTAACCCAATACGCCATCAAACGCCATTACCCCGAAATTCAAAACGATTCTGAGGCCTATCTTCAATTTTTCCGCAAGGTCGGCCATGCACAGGTTGAACTGGTAACCAGTTGGATGGCGGTGGGCTTTATTCACGGCGTAATGAACACGGATAACATGTCCATTGCAGGGGAGGCGATCGACTTCGGACCCTGTGCTTTCATGGATCAATTTCGTTTCAATCAGGTGTTCAGCTCCATCGATCAATTCGGCCGTTATTCTTATGCCAACCAGGCCCAAATCACCCTTTGGAACTTGTCCCGGCTTGCCAATTGCCTGATTCTCCTCTCCAATCATGGTTCAAAAGAGGAAATTGAGATGTATAAGAAGGAGCTGGATTTTTTCGGCAATCTTTTTGACCAACGGCTTACCTTCAAAATGAGAAAAAAACTGGGAATCTTCGACGATGAACAGCCGCAAGACCGGGATCTAATTCGTAAATGGCTTCTTTATCTTGAAGCACAGCAGCTTGATTATACGCTAAGTTTTCGAAATCTGGCCAACCTGTTAACGAATGATGCCGATTCCGATTTTTTTGAACAGACCGGGGAGTTCCAGGATTTTCAGCCGTTATGGCGAAAAAGGATTCAACTTCAGGATCTGGAACCCCGGCACATCCGGGAACAAATGAACCGGGTTAATCCGGTCTTTATCCCCAGAAACCACAAGATCGAGCAGGTGATTGAGTCGGCGTTGACGGGGGACTTCAGCCTTTTTCATGAGATGAACAAAGTGCTGAAGAAGCCTTATGCAGAGCAGAAACGGTTCAACAGCTATAAATCAGCCCCCGGACCGGAGCAAGTTGTCCATGCTACATTTTGTGGAACCTAGGAAAATGGAAACCCGGTAAATTCACCATTGCCCCGAATACGCTCATCCCCTTCCTAGAATGCGCGGGCTTTTTGCCATGATCTTAATTGTCCCCTGCTTGGTCAGTGCCCCCCTTCCCGAGCAAGGGGATAAACAGCGTCGTCTACCACCTACCAGAAAACCACACCCCGGTAGGCAAACCGCCCAAAAAATGAACCCGGAGCCCGCCGCACCGGACCGACTGGATATGAGGGTAATGCCCAAAAAAATCTTCATGCCACATTTATTCAATAATTGGATACTACAGACTTATCACAGGATTCAGGATGTGATTGATATTTGTGCTTTTTGAGTGGATATCTCAGGAATCATCAGGGTGAAAGCGCCGTTCGTTTCCACCCTGACCAATCTATCGTCAGCTATACAATTTATCTATCCATTTCATGGCTTCTACGCTACTTATTTTTCGTAATAATTCAGACAGTTTTCACCTTGATCTGATTTCTGCAATTATAGTAACCGCCGGGCCGAACCGTCTTGATCAGATGTTTTCAAATAGGGCGGCTATACGAGGTGCTCATTTTTTATTGAAACATCATGCCATTAAGATTAGATATAAACGCTTGTTTCCCGAAACCATAAGAAGCCGGCTATTTAATATCTATCTTTGACTCGTGACAACAAAGCTGTTGGATATGTGTAATAAAGTAAGAGGAAATGCATGGCCCTGAAGAAATCCGAACTATATTCATCCCTTTGGTCCAGCTGCGACGAACTGCGCGGCGGCATGGACGCCAGTCAGTATAAAGACTATGTCCTGGTAATGCTGTTCATCAAATACGTCAGCGACAAATATGCCGGGCAGCCCTATGCGCCGATAACCATACCGGACGGGGCAAGTTTCAAGGACATGGTTGCACTCAAGGGCAAGCCCGACATCGGCGACCAGATCAACAAGAAGATCCTTGCCCCGCTGGCCAGTGCCAACAAACTGTCCGACATGCCGGATTTCAACGACGCCACCAAGCTCGGCAGCGGCAAAGAGATGGTGGACCGTCTTACCAATCTCATCGCTATTTTCGAAAATAAGGCGCTCGATTTCTCGAAAAACCGGGCCGACGGCGACGACATCCTGGGGGACGCTTACGAGTACCTCATGCGGCACTTTGCAACCGAGAGCGGCAAAAGCAAAGGGCAGTTCTACACCCCGGCTGAAGTGAGCCGTATCATCGCGCAGATCATCGGCATTCGTAACGCAAAGACCAGCGCCGATACGACTGTCTATGATCCCACCTGCGGCTCGGGCTCCCTTCTGCTTAAAGTGGCTGATGAGGCCAGGACGCCGGTCACCATCTATGGGCAGGAAAAAGATGCCGCCACCAGCGGACTGGCTCGCATGAACATGATCCTGCATAACAACCCAACGGCGCTCATCGTGCAGGGCAACACCCTTTCCGACCCGAAATTCAAGGACGCAGAGGCCCTCAAGACCTTCGACTACGTGGTCGCCAATCCGCCTTTTTCAGACAAGCGTTGGAGCACGGGCATCGATCCGTTGCATGATCCATACGACCGCTTTCAGCCTTTCGGCACACCGCCCGGGAAACAGGGCGACTACGCTTATCTGTTGCACATTGTCCGGTCGCTCAAAAGTACCGGCAAAGGGGCCTGTATTTTACCGCACGGTGTTCTATTTCGCGGTAATGCCGAGGCGGATATTCGCCGCGCGCTCGTTCGAAAGGGCTACATTAAGGGCATCATCGGCTTGCCCCCGAACCTCTTTTACGGCACGGGGATTCCCGCCTGCATCATCGTTATCGACAAGCAGGACGCCCAGGCCCGCAAGGGCATCTTCATGATTGACGCCAGCAGCGGATTCATGAAAGACGGCCCCAAAAACCGCCTGCGCGCTCAGGACATCCACAAGGTTGTGGACGTTTTCAACCGGCAGCTTGAACTCGCCCAATTTTCGCGACTGGTTGCCGTCGAGGAAATCGAAAACAATGACTTCAATCTCAACCTTCCGCGCTACATCGACAGCCAGCAGGCCGAAGATTTCCAGGATATCGCGGGCCATCTGCAAGGCGGCATCCCGAACCGGGATATCGACGCGCTTGAAACATACTGGAAGACTCTGCCCACTCTAAAATCCAGCATTTTCAAACCGCTCCGTGAAAACTACTCCCAGCTGTCCATTATCCAGTCCCAACTCAAAAAAACCATTTACGAGCATCCGAAATTTGCCGCTTTTATTGCCGGAATGAACACCCACTTCGTTGCTTGGCGGCAAAAAAGCGCCGCAACGCTCAAGGCTTTACAGCCCGGTTTTCATCCAAAGGAACTCATTGCCGCGCTTGCCGAAGACCTGCTGGCCCATTACGCCGGAATGCCGCTTATCAGCCACTACGCCGTTTATCAACACCTCATGGACTATTGGGCCGATATTATGCAGGACGACTGCTATCTGATTACAGCCGACGGTTGGAAAGCCGAGACCACCCGCATCATCGAGGTGGATAAGAAGGGGAAGGAGAAAGATAAGGGCTGGGCCTGCGATCTGGTGCCAAAAGCACTCATTGTTGCCCGCTACTTTGCCAAGGAGCAGGCCGTCATTGATCAACTTGCAGCCGAGCTGGAAAGCGTTACCGCCCGTTTAACCGAACTGGAAGAGGAGCACGGTGGGGAGGAGGGCGCTTTCTCCGAACTGGAAAAGGTGAACAAGGGCAACGTCACTGCCCGACTGAAGGAAATCAAGGGCGATAGAGAGGCCAAAGACGAAGTGGCCGTGCTCAATGATTGGTTGAATCTGAACAGGGAAGAAGCCGACCTTAAAAAACGTCTCAAGGGCACCGAGGCCGATCTGGACACAAAAGCCTTCGCCCATTATCCCAAACTCACCGAGGAGGAGATCAAATCGCTGGTGGTGGATGACAAATGGCTCGCCGCCCTGGAGACCGCCGTCCACGGGGAGATGGATCGCATCAACCAGGCGCTCACCTCGCGTGTGAAAGAATTGGCCGAACGCTACGAAACGCCGCTGCCGCAACTCACGCGCCGCGTGGCCGAGCTGGAGGCAAAAGTGAGTCGCCACCTGGAAAGGATGGGTTTCACGCCATGAACGACATCACTCATTATGGATTTAAAGAACTTGTCGATCTCTGCAAACAGACCCATCAGGAGATGCAGCGGCGAGCCGGCCGCACCGTGGACATCCATCTCGTGATCCGCAATTGGCTTTTTGGTTGGTATATCGTTGAGTATGAACAAGAAGGCTCTGACAGGGCGGAATATGGCGCTTATCTGATCAAGCGGCTGTCGGATGAGCTAGGAATGCAGCTGGGGCGAGGCTTTTCGGCACGGTCCTTGGAGCAATGCCGAAAGTTCTACATGACGCAAAAGGAAATTTCGCAGACATTGTCTGCGGAATTCAACACGGAGGGAAGCGGTTTCCCTCCGAAAGAGCGCCTGCTGATACCGCAGGCAGTGTCTGCGGTATCGGGTGGCGTGGCATTAAAAGCGGGCGACTGGCAAGATATAGTAACCCGCCTGCTCAACCGATTCTCCCTCGGATGGTCGCATTACGTGACACTTCTGACAATCGAAAACCCGGACGAGCGACGTTTCTCTGAAATCGAAGCCGCTCAGAACCATTGGAGTGTGCGGGAGCTGGAGCGGCAAATCGCGAGTTCGCTCTACGAACGGCTGGCGCTCAGTCGAAACAAGAACGAAATCCGAAGGCTTGCCGAACAGGGGCTTGTGGTTGAAAAAGCGGTGGACCTGATCAAAAACCCGTTGGTTTTGGAATTTCTTAATTTGGCGGAGAAGCCTTCCTGGTCTGAAAACGACCTGGAATCCGCCATCATCGACAAACTGGAAACGTTCCTGCTCGAACTCGGCAAGGGGTTTCTTTTCGAGGCCCGCCAGAAACGCTTTACGTTTGACAACGACCACTTCTATATCGACCTCGTTTTCTACAACCGGCTCCTCCGCTGCTATGTCCTGATCGATCTGAAACGGGACAAGCTCACCCACCAGGACCTCGGTCAGATGCAGATGTATGTGAACTATTTCGACCGTTACGTGAAAACCGCCGATGAACTTCCCACCATCGGTATCGTCCTCTGCCGCCGCAAAAACGATGCCTTGGTTGAACTGACCCTGCCGCAAAACGCCAATATCTTCGCTCCGAAATACCAGCTCTATCTGCCG encodes the following:
- a CDS encoding YdiU family protein, translating into MISFDNTYSRLPELFYARVAPAKAPKPELIKWNIELARQLGAPLESLTDNELGEIFTGQKLLPGSEPIALAYAGHQFGHFVPQLGDGRALLLGEVLDPSGRRYDIQLKGSGRTPFSRLGDGKAPLGPVLREYLVSEALHTLGLPTTRALAAAKTGELVYRDKAFPGAMLTRVASSHLRIGTFEYFAARQDMENLEILTQYAIKRHYPEIQNDSEAYLQFFRKVGHAQVELVTSWMAVGFIHGVMNTDNMSIAGEAIDFGPCAFMDQFRFNQVFSSIDQFGRYSYANQAQITLWNLSRLANCLILLSNHGSKEEIEMYKKELDFFGNLFDQRLTFKMRKKLGIFDDEQPQDRDLIRKWLLYLEAQQLDYTLSFRNLANLLTNDADSDFFEQTGEFQDFQPLWRKRIQLQDLEPRHIREQMNRVNPVFIPRNHKIEQVIESALTGDFSLFHEMNKVLKKPYAEQKRFNSYKSAPGPEQVVHATFCGT
- a CDS encoding type I restriction-modification system subunit M produces the protein MALKKSELYSSLWSSCDELRGGMDASQYKDYVLVMLFIKYVSDKYAGQPYAPITIPDGASFKDMVALKGKPDIGDQINKKILAPLASANKLSDMPDFNDATKLGSGKEMVDRLTNLIAIFENKALDFSKNRADGDDILGDAYEYLMRHFATESGKSKGQFYTPAEVSRIIAQIIGIRNAKTSADTTVYDPTCGSGSLLLKVADEARTPVTIYGQEKDAATSGLARMNMILHNNPTALIVQGNTLSDPKFKDAEALKTFDYVVANPPFSDKRWSTGIDPLHDPYDRFQPFGTPPGKQGDYAYLLHIVRSLKSTGKGACILPHGVLFRGNAEADIRRALVRKGYIKGIIGLPPNLFYGTGIPACIIVIDKQDAQARKGIFMIDASSGFMKDGPKNRLRAQDIHKVVDVFNRQLELAQFSRLVAVEEIENNDFNLNLPRYIDSQQAEDFQDIAGHLQGGIPNRDIDALETYWKTLPTLKSSIFKPLRENYSQLSIIQSQLKKTIYEHPKFAAFIAGMNTHFVAWRQKSAATLKALQPGFHPKELIAALAEDLLAHYAGMPLISHYAVYQHLMDYWADIMQDDCYLITADGWKAETTRIIEVDKKGKEKDKGWACDLVPKALIVARYFAKEQAVIDQLAAELESVTARLTELEEEHGGEEGAFSELEKVNKGNVTARLKEIKGDREAKDEVAVLNDWLNLNREEADLKKRLKGTEADLDTKAFAHYPKLTEEEIKSLVVDDKWLAALETAVHGEMDRINQALTSRVKELAERYETPLPQLTRRVAELEAKVSRHLERMGFTP
- a CDS encoding PDDEXK nuclease domain-containing protein yields the protein MNDITHYGFKELVDLCKQTHQEMQRRAGRTVDIHLVIRNWLFGWYIVEYEQEGSDRAEYGAYLIKRLSDELGMQLGRGFSARSLEQCRKFYMTQKEISQTLSAEFNTEGSGFPPKERLLIPQAVSAVSGGVALKAGDWQDIVTRLLNRFSLGWSHYVTLLTIENPDERRFSEIEAAQNHWSVRELERQIASSLYERLALSRNKNEIRRLAEQGLVVEKAVDLIKNPLVLEFLNLAEKPSWSENDLESAIIDKLETFLLELGKGFLFEARQKRFTFDNDHFYIDLVFYNRLLRCYVLIDLKRDKLTHQDLGQMQMYVNYFDRYVKTADELPTIGIVLCRRKNDALVELTLPQNANIFAPKYQLYLPSKAELKAQLEKIEAELEGGARG